One window of Rhizobium rhizoryzae genomic DNA carries:
- a CDS encoding S49 family peptidase, translating into MSFRYAQVAQRVYNTPLMYDERKAEAFLHGLGSRIAGDTIVLNNPAGAVDHIAGGNGRPLAGKIGNRIERAYSRNNLLPFDMIGGVAIIPIEGTLVHKGGWVGSNSGETSYQGLQAQIAMARQSREVKGVVYEVDSYGGEVNGGFETARDLARLSAEKPTISILTDFAYSAGYLLASQARQIVIPRYGGAGSIGVIMIHADYSQALDNAGIHLTIIRAGKQKADGNPYEPLNADLAAKWRAQAEAMRQDFAEAVAKGRRGKITKAKALATEAGVFDASQALSLGLVDAIADPLEAFDAFVKEVNRS; encoded by the coding sequence ATGAGCTTCCGTTACGCCCAGGTCGCGCAGCGCGTGTACAACACGCCGCTGATGTACGACGAACGAAAGGCTGAGGCTTTCCTCCATGGCCTCGGCAGCCGCATCGCTGGTGATACGATTGTCCTCAACAATCCCGCAGGCGCGGTTGATCATATTGCAGGAGGCAATGGCCGCCCCTTGGCGGGAAAGATCGGGAATCGCATCGAGCGCGCCTACAGCCGCAACAATCTCCTGCCCTTTGATATGATCGGGGGCGTAGCGATCATTCCGATCGAGGGCACACTGGTGCATAAAGGCGGTTGGGTTGGAAGCAATTCGGGCGAGACCTCCTATCAGGGTCTGCAAGCGCAAATCGCCATGGCCCGGCAATCGAGAGAGGTCAAAGGCGTCGTCTACGAAGTCGACAGCTACGGCGGCGAGGTCAATGGCGGTTTCGAGACGGCACGCGATCTAGCGCGTCTTTCTGCTGAAAAACCTACGATCTCGATCCTGACGGATTTTGCCTACTCGGCCGGTTATCTGCTCGCCTCCCAGGCGCGGCAGATCGTCATTCCTCGCTACGGCGGTGCAGGCTCGATCGGCGTGATCATGATCCATGCTGATTACAGCCAGGCGCTCGACAATGCCGGAATCCACCTGACCATTATTCGCGCTGGCAAGCAGAAGGCAGACGGGAATCCTTACGAGCCGCTCAATGCAGACCTTGCTGCTAAATGGCGAGCGCAGGCGGAAGCGATGCGGCAGGATTTCGCGGAAGCCGTTGCCAAAGGTCGGCGCGGAAAAATCACCAAAGCTAAGGCGCTTGCCACGGAAGCTGGCGTCTTTGACGCGAGCCAAGCGCTCTCACTCGGCCTGGTCGACGCGATCGCCGATCCTCTCGAGGCGTTCGACGCCTTCGTGAAGGAAGTCAACAGGAGTTAA